A genomic segment from Diadema setosum chromosome 11, eeDiaSeto1, whole genome shotgun sequence encodes:
- the LOC140235131 gene encoding glutaredoxin domain-containing cysteine-rich protein 1-like, producing MASPSTPRSRSSRKLIPISESGMFHEDMDDLETYYQQMRMASDEPSSPSSMSTSSSSSIDHLCRGFPMQLNVPEAFAAHQKKPKSYSSDSSSGHSDANLNQMMRFHVNDNLNSSKSTQDADENRTLRFVGRRGLSSGDGEDIKSVKGTVRGVKNRVRAGIANFEFKPLDNNKKKSVINSEDEVGRIIVYTTSMRIVRQTFDDCQYVRKLFQNHRVRFEERDLFMNSKHQKELEERIGSTTDINLPICFIDGELVGDLRKLEELNESGELRTILRRFEKHNPMVSCSTCGGHRYIPCTTCNGSKKSLLRNNFTDTFHALRCSHCDDNGLQKCRDCNVW from the exons ATGGCATCGCCCTCCACACCGAGGAGTAGATCAAGTCGAAAGTTGATTCCTATCAGTGAATCAGGCATGTTTCACGAGGATATGGACGATCTGGAGACTTACTACCAACAGATGAGAATGGCGTCAGACGAGCCGAGCTCACCCTCATCCATGTCTActtcatcttcctcgtcaatcGACCATCTATGTCGTGGCTTCCCCATGCAACTGAACGTTCCCGAGGCGTTTGCTGCACACCAGAAGAAGCCAAAAAGTTACAGCAGTGATAGCAGCAGTGGACATAGTGATGCTAATTTGAATCAAATGATGAGGTTTCACGTTAATGATAATCTAAATTCTTCTAAATCCACACAAGACGCGGATGAAAATCGGACTCTTCGGTTTGTTGGTCGCCGTGGACTTTCATCTGGCGACGGGGAGGATATCAAGAGCGTGAAGGGAACTGTTCGTGGTGTGAAAAATCGTGTCCGGGCTGGAATCGCTAACTTCGAATTTAAACCTTTGGACAATAACAAG AAAAAGAGTGTCATAAACTCTGAAGATGAGGTGGGCCGAATCATCGTTTACACGACAAGCATGAGGATTGTGAGGCAGACGTTTGATGACTGCCAGTACGTACGTAAGCTGTTCCAGAACCACCGGGTGCGATTTGAGGAGCGGGATCTCTTCATGAACTCCAAGCACCAGAAGGAACTGGAAGAGAGGATTGGTTCTACCACCGATATCAACCTCCCCATCTGCTTCATCGACGGTGAACTCGTTGGG gacCTGAGGAAACTGGAAGAACTGAATGAATCAGGAGAGCTTAGGACCATACTCAGAAGGTTTGAG AAACACAATCCGATGGTCAGCTGTAGTACATGCGGCGGTCATCGCTACATCCCGTGCACCACGTGCAATGGAAGCAAGAAGTCGTTATTACGCAACAATTTTACCGACACATTTCATGCTCTCAGATGTTCACACTGTGATGACAACGGATTACAGAAGTGCAGAGACTGCAATGTGTGGTAG